The Bacillus carboniphilus genome contains a region encoding:
- a CDS encoding carboxymuconolactone decarboxylase family protein has product MDHYQPSTSTEAALHDYKTGLGIFSKKMPELARHYNQFTEECFKEGSLSQKEKQLIALGISIATQDEYCMIYHTKGCVDQGATEEEILEVAGVSAAFGGGAAMSQSVTLLQESIKELNKYKQ; this is encoded by the coding sequence ATGGATCATTATCAACCAAGTACTTCAACAGAAGCTGCTTTGCATGATTACAAAACAGGATTAGGTATTTTTTCGAAAAAGATGCCCGAACTTGCTAGACACTATAATCAGTTTACAGAAGAATGTTTCAAAGAAGGCTCTCTTTCTCAAAAAGAGAAGCAATTGATTGCCTTAGGAATTAGTATTGCTACTCAAGATGAATACTGTATGATATATCATACAAAAGGTTGCGTCGATCAAGGTGCAACAGAAGAAGAAATATTGGAGGTTGCAGGTGTTTCAGCAGCGTTTGGTGGTGGAGCAGCTATGAGCCAATCAGTTACGTTGTTACAAGAATCTATAAAGGAATTAAACAAATATAAACAATAA
- a CDS encoding methylenetetrahydrofolate reductase produces the protein MEKESCYIESAGDRTTVIVELDPPKEPNLSEYLRGVKELEKAGADTITIADNSMSYSRICNTVVASIIKSETSFNPLVHIACRDRNLIGQQSRFLGLHILGLDKVMIVTGDPPRSGDLPQSKAVFETNSINLMNKVKGLNDGQFFSGDQMKSKTVFKIGGAINQGKYGSPSLERIDLKIKAGCRFFLTQPFYSKEMITRFAESIETYVKDTVIFIGIMPLVSFKNAQFLDQYVSGVNIPSDILSTMAKYKGDDAKKAGIEIAINLAEYARRFFKGLYLITPFMKYDITAEICSHMKKEVLL, from the coding sequence GTGGAAAAGGAATCTTGCTATATAGAATCAGCGGGAGATCGAACGACTGTCATTGTGGAATTAGATCCTCCGAAGGAACCGAACCTAAGCGAGTATTTAAGAGGGGTTAAAGAACTCGAAAAAGCAGGAGCTGATACGATAACAATAGCAGACAATTCCATGTCTTATTCACGAATTTGTAATACAGTAGTTGCCTCCATCATAAAATCGGAGACGAGCTTTAATCCTCTTGTTCATATCGCTTGTAGAGATCGAAACCTTATTGGTCAACAGTCGAGATTCCTCGGCCTTCACATATTAGGTCTTGATAAGGTAATGATTGTTACAGGTGATCCTCCAAGATCAGGCGATCTGCCTCAGTCAAAAGCGGTGTTTGAAACAAACTCTATTAACCTAATGAATAAAGTGAAAGGATTAAATGATGGCCAATTTTTTTCGGGTGATCAGATGAAAAGCAAAACGGTTTTTAAAATAGGGGGAGCTATTAATCAGGGAAAGTATGGTTCACCTTCACTGGAGAGAATAGATCTAAAAATAAAGGCAGGTTGTCGTTTCTTCTTAACACAGCCTTTTTATTCTAAAGAGATGATAACGAGGTTTGCAGAATCGATTGAAACTTATGTAAAGGACACTGTTATATTTATAGGCATTATGCCACTTGTTTCCTTTAAAAATGCTCAGTTTCTTGATCAATATGTTTCGGGGGTTAATATCCCTTCAGATATTTTAAGTACCATGGCGAAATATAAGGGTGATGATGCTAAAAAAGCAGGGATCGAAATTGCGATTAACTTAGCAGAATATGCAAGACGGTTCTTTAAAGGACTTTATTTAATCACACCTTTTATGAAATATGATATCACCGCTGAAATTTGTAGTCATATGAAAAAAGAGGTGCTTTTATGA
- a CDS encoding methionine ABC transporter ATP-binding protein yields MITLTNISKEYGSGAIKALDDINLKINKGEIYGIVGYSGAGKSTLIRLLNGLETPTEGEVHIGQLNLSKLNEKELRKQRKEIGMVFQHFNLLWSRTVKENISFSLEIAGVPKKERLQRVEELVQLVGLEGRENAYPSQLSGGQKQRVGIARALANHPQVLLCDEATSALDPQTTDSILQLLVDINQSLGLTIVLITHEMHVIKKICHKVAVMENGNVVEEGDVLKVFKDPIQPITKKFVKQISGGSESLAELQALYKKGFLLQLTFTGASVSQPILAVVIEKLKVDMNVLQANISYTQKGAFGTMIVHIDGTIEEVVETQQLLNDEQVKVEVHAC; encoded by the coding sequence ATGATCACGCTAACAAACATTAGTAAAGAATATGGAAGTGGTGCTATAAAAGCATTAGATGATATTAATTTAAAAATCAATAAAGGTGAAATATATGGAATAGTAGGTTACAGTGGGGCGGGAAAAAGTACGTTAATTCGCTTGTTAAATGGGTTGGAAACACCTACTGAAGGTGAAGTTCACATTGGTCAACTAAATCTTAGCAAGTTAAATGAAAAAGAATTAAGAAAACAAAGAAAAGAAATAGGAATGGTCTTTCAGCATTTTAATCTTTTGTGGTCTAGAACTGTGAAAGAGAACATTTCTTTTTCTCTAGAAATTGCAGGAGTACCTAAAAAGGAAAGGCTTCAAAGAGTGGAAGAATTGGTTCAATTAGTTGGATTGGAGGGGCGAGAAAATGCTTATCCGTCTCAACTTAGTGGAGGTCAAAAGCAAAGAGTGGGTATTGCTAGAGCATTAGCCAATCATCCTCAAGTACTATTGTGTGATGAAGCCACTTCTGCCTTAGATCCACAGACAACAGATTCGATATTACAACTGTTAGTAGATATTAATCAATCATTAGGATTAACGATTGTGTTAATAACTCATGAAATGCATGTCATCAAAAAAATTTGTCATAAAGTTGCGGTTATGGAGAATGGCAACGTGGTTGAAGAGGGAGATGTTTTAAAAGTTTTTAAAGATCCCATTCAACCAATAACGAAAAAATTTGTAAAGCAAATCTCTGGAGGTTCAGAATCACTCGCAGAATTGCAAGCTTTATATAAAAAGGGTTTTTTACTGCAACTTACCTTTACAGGCGCTTCCGTTAGTCAGCCGATACTAGCTGTAGTTATTGAAAAATTGAAGGTTGACATGAATGTTTTACAAGCAAACATTTCTTATACACAAAAAGGCGCTTTTGGAACGATGATCGTTCATATAGATGGGACAATTGAAGAGGTAGTAGAAACGCAACAACTGTTGAATGATGAACAGGTTAAAGTAGAGGTGCACGCATGTTGA